Proteins encoded in a region of the Oryctolagus cuniculus chromosome 10, mOryCun1.1, whole genome shotgun sequence genome:
- the C10H18orf32 gene encoding UPF0729 protein C18orf32 homolog — MVCIPCIVIPILLWIYKKFLEPYIYPLISPFVSRIWPRKAVQESSDNGRVDCKGTDTNGLPTKGPTEIPDKKKD, encoded by the exons ATGGTGTGCATTCCTTGTATCGTCATTCCCATTCTGCTCTGGATCTACAAAAAATTCTTGGAGCCATACATATACCCGCTGATTTCCCCTTTTGTTAGCCGCATATGGCCCAGAAAGGCTGTGCAAGAATCCAGTGATAACGGGAGAGTGGACTGTAAG GGCACAGACACAAATGGATTACCAACGAAAGGACCAACGGAAATCCCTGATAAAAAGAAAGACTGA
- the RPL17 gene encoding large ribosomal subunit protein uL22: MVRYSLDPENPTKSCKSRGSNLRVHFKNTRETAQAIKGMHIRKATKYLKDVTLKKQCVPFRRYNGGVGRCAQAKQWGWTQGRWPKKSAEFLLHMLKNAESNAELKGLDVDSLVIEHIQVNKAPKMRRRTYRAHGRINPYMSSPCHIEMILTEKEQIVPKPEEEVAQKKKISQKKLKKQKLMARE, translated from the exons ATGGTTCGCTACTCACTGGACCCAGAAAACCCCACAAAAT CATGCAAATCAAGAGGCTCGAATCTTCGGGTTCACTTTAAG AACACTCGAGAAACTGCCCAGGCCATCAAGGGTATGCATATCCGAAAAGCCACCAAATACCTGAAAGACGTCACGTTAAAGAAGCAGTGTGTGCCATTCCGTCGGTACAATGGTGGAGTTGGTAGATGTGCCCAG gcCAAGCAGTGGGGTTGGACCCAGGGTCGTTGGCCCAAAAAAAGTGCCGAGTTTCTGCTGCACATGCTTAAAAATGCAGAGAGTAATGCTGAGCTGAAG GGTTTGGATGTAGATTCTTTGGTCATTGAGCACATCCAGGTGAACAAGGCCCCCAAGATGCGCCGTCGGACCTACAGAGCCCACGGCCGGATCAACCCGTACATGAGCTCCCCGTGCCACATCGAGATGATCCTCACTGAGAAGGAACAGATAGTTCCTAAGCCAGAAGAGGAGGTGGCACAAAAGAAAAAG atatcccagaagaaactaaagaagcAAAAGCTTATGGCTCGGGAATAA